The Methanohalophilus levihalophilus genome has a segment encoding these proteins:
- a CDS encoding succinate dehydrogenase/fumarate reductase iron-sulfur subunit, which yields MATLKIKRQDENRVWHDTFNVDETPGMTVLEALFYVQEHLDGSLCFRYACRGAVCGSCAMLINRVPRLACRTQMSLVKNEVNNEDSNEILVSPKHAEQESEILIEPLPNLEVIRDLIVDMDLFYSLVDSIKPWVTSPEEYPQSGNLMDPELREKIEKYTNCILCACCHGVCPVAARDKTYLSPATLAKAWRLHLDPRENDIKRQERLDFVDSDSGVWGCDLVYRCVAICPKKVPPTLGIKAMRDIISEGDEEKK from the coding sequence ATGGCAACACTCAAAATCAAAAGACAGGATGAAAACCGGGTTTGGCACGATACCTTTAATGTCGATGAAACACCCGGAATGACTGTACTTGAAGCTCTTTTCTACGTGCAGGAACACCTTGACGGAAGCCTTTGCTTCAGGTATGCCTGTAGGGGAGCGGTATGTGGAAGCTGTGCAATGCTGATTAACAGGGTTCCACGCCTTGCCTGCAGAACGCAGATGAGCCTTGTAAAAAATGAAGTTAATAATGAAGATTCCAATGAAATTCTTGTTTCTCCAAAACATGCAGAACAGGAAAGTGAAATCCTGATCGAGCCACTTCCAAACCTGGAAGTCATCAGGGATCTTATCGTGGACATGGATTTATTCTACAGTCTTGTTGATTCAATCAAACCCTGGGTTACGTCACCTGAAGAGTATCCCCAAAGTGGCAACCTCATGGACCCGGAATTACGGGAGAAAATTGAGAAATACACAAATTGTATCCTCTGCGCCTGTTGCCATGGTGTTTGTCCGGTTGCCGCAAGAGATAAAACCTATCTCAGTCCCGCAACCCTTGCAAAAGCGTGGAGACTGCATCTTGATCCAAGGGAAAATGACATAAAAAGACAGGAGAGACTTGATTTCGTGGACTCTGATTCCGGAGTCTGGGGGTGTGATCTGGTTTACAGATGTGTTGCAATCTGTCCAAAAAAAGTACCTCCTACACTTGGAATCAAAGCTATGCGGGATATAATCTCCGAAGGCGATGAAGAAAAAAAGTAA
- a CDS encoding FAD-dependent oxidoreductase — protein MIEHEIIVIGGGLAGLRAALEAKKKGADVAVISKVPPIRSHSVAAQGGINAAIGSDDSWENHAYDTVKGSDYLADQDTVEILCKEAPERVYEMENWGVLFSRTEDGKIAQRPFGGAGFPRTCYAGDKTGHNLLHTLYEQILWAGIKIYNEWMVTNLALEDRKCTGFVAINLFNSELEAFRVKATILATGGYGRIYQRSTNSIINTGFGISLAYKAGVPMQDMEFVQFHPTTLWGTNILITEGVRGEGGYLYNKDHERFMEKYASNSMELAPRDIVARSIQTEIDEGRGFPGGYVHLDITHLDTDLINDRLSGIRQICIDFAGVDPVKEPIPVQPGHHYSMGGIPSGKDGMTPMDGLYAIGECACISVHGANRLGGNSLLDTIVFGKRAGEHAADYVKKREMPAQDSLNEALEEKKAELDSLMGEGGESFADVKDELRETMQKYVGVYRNRKDLETGLEKIKELEKRGENIRVKSKVKTFNLELMNAIEVKGMLELARVITEGALVREESRGAHYRTDFLERDDENWLKHTLAYRTPQGPRLEYKEVTITRFQPKRREY, from the coding sequence ATGATAGAACATGAAATAATTGTAATTGGCGGTGGATTGGCTGGCCTTCGGGCTGCCCTTGAAGCTAAGAAGAAAGGAGCTGATGTAGCAGTTATTTCAAAAGTTCCTCCCATACGCAGCCATTCTGTGGCAGCACAGGGAGGTATAAATGCAGCCATAGGTTCTGATGACAGCTGGGAAAACCATGCCTATGACACAGTGAAGGGAAGCGATTACCTTGCGGATCAGGATACCGTTGAAATCCTGTGTAAGGAAGCACCTGAAAGGGTTTATGAAATGGAAAACTGGGGAGTGCTGTTCTCCAGAACCGAGGATGGAAAAATCGCCCAGCGTCCTTTCGGTGGTGCCGGATTCCCAAGAACATGCTATGCCGGTGACAAGACCGGGCACAATCTTTTGCATACTCTTTACGAGCAGATTCTGTGGGCAGGTATTAAGATCTACAACGAATGGATGGTAACAAATCTTGCTCTTGAGGACAGGAAATGCACAGGGTTTGTAGCAATTAACCTATTTAATTCGGAGCTTGAAGCCTTCAGGGTAAAAGCAACAATTCTTGCCACAGGGGGCTACGGTAGAATCTATCAGCGATCCACCAACTCCATAATCAATACAGGTTTTGGAATTAGCCTTGCGTACAAGGCAGGTGTTCCCATGCAGGACATGGAATTCGTCCAGTTCCACCCTACAACTCTCTGGGGAACCAATATCCTCATAACAGAGGGCGTACGCGGCGAAGGAGGTTACCTTTACAACAAGGATCATGAGCGATTCATGGAAAAATATGCATCAAATTCCATGGAGCTTGCGCCCAGGGATATTGTTGCCCGTTCAATCCAGACGGAAATCGATGAAGGACGCGGCTTTCCGGGTGGCTACGTGCATCTTGACATCACCCACCTTGACACGGATCTGATTAACGACAGGTTAAGTGGAATCCGGCAGATTTGCATTGATTTTGCAGGCGTTGATCCCGTAAAGGAGCCGATTCCCGTGCAACCCGGACACCATTATTCCATGGGAGGCATTCCTTCAGGCAAAGATGGAATGACTCCAATGGACGGGCTTTATGCTATCGGAGAATGCGCCTGCATCAGCGTCCACGGTGCAAACAGGCTTGGAGGGAATTCCCTGCTTGATACTATTGTTTTCGGAAAAAGGGCGGGAGAACATGCTGCGGATTATGTGAAGAAAAGAGAGATGCCTGCACAGGATAGCCTCAATGAAGCTCTTGAGGAGAAAAAAGCGGAACTTGATTCTCTTATGGGAGAAGGCGGGGAAAGTTTTGCCGATGTTAAGGATGAACTCAGGGAAACAATGCAGAAATATGTTGGTGTCTACCGGAACAGGAAGGATCTTGAAACCGGCCTTGAGAAGATAAAAGAGCTTGAGAAACGTGGTGAAAATATCCGTGTAAAAAGCAAGGTGAAGACCTTCAACCTTGAATTAATGAATGCTATTGAAGTGAAAGGCATGCTGGAACTTGCACGTGTTATTACTGAAGGAGCGCTTGTGAGGGAGGAAAGCCGGGGAGCCCACTATCGTACTGATTTCCTTGAGCGGGATGATGAAAACTGGCTCAAGCACACTCTTGCATACAGAACCCCACAAGGGCCAAGGCTGGAGTATAAGGAAGTTACTATTACCCGGTTCCAGCCAAAGAGGAGAGAGTACTGA
- a CDS encoding ammonia-forming cytochrome c nitrite reductase subunit c552, which yields MLKQICIALAVLMIFAATAVAWQPETCKSCHLEQYEIWNSSAHADSLKAAGGSVVDIESCTECHVESSIKETWGREDVETTIEPITCEVCHLPPEVGYDAHLNAPSDHLPEVTLSAELCGNCHRDSHHPVIEEWNEFDSSGFNMTATASHSEPTDIAEPYILGMDNECVACKATDGAIPNLADPEVFGLNLDEVPEPAEVSEWRITCVACHEPHSADYRIEDDAQLCGNCHNSEHAIPDGMTPAVRHPQWEMYNGSIYDTGIHPGDLGCSDCHMAAREYNDTTQEAAITGHTFDFDPELLFSSTSSNGCYDCHQEGFIVVVEAKQEIVTERLDELATLKTNATVSLEELNGTSGYDAALEDYNNALFYMTAVESDGSHGIHNMEKVKEYLDNSEELFNAVITRPETVAQPGFEAILGVIGLFAVLWIVKKRE from the coding sequence TTGTTAAAACAAATTTGCATAGCTTTAGCTGTATTAATGATATTTGCTGCAACTGCAGTGGCATGGCAACCTGAAACCTGTAAGAGCTGTCACCTTGAACAGTACGAAATCTGGAATTCATCGGCACACGCTGATTCTCTAAAAGCTGCCGGTGGTTCGGTTGTGGATATTGAAAGTTGCACCGAATGCCACGTGGAATCCTCAATAAAAGAAACATGGGGGAGGGAGGATGTTGAGACTACAATCGAACCCATTACCTGTGAGGTTTGTCACTTGCCTCCTGAGGTAGGTTATGATGCCCATTTGAATGCTCCTTCCGATCATCTGCCGGAGGTAACCCTTTCTGCCGAATTGTGTGGTAACTGCCACAGGGATTCCCATCATCCGGTCATAGAGGAATGGAATGAGTTTGATAGCAGCGGATTTAACATGACCGCAACAGCAAGTCACTCCGAACCCACCGATATTGCAGAACCCTACATTCTTGGAATGGACAATGAATGTGTAGCCTGCAAAGCTACTGATGGTGCAATTCCAAACCTTGCTGATCCTGAAGTTTTCGGATTAAACCTTGATGAAGTTCCTGAACCCGCAGAAGTTTCCGAGTGGCGCATTACCTGTGTTGCCTGCCATGAACCCCACTCTGCAGATTACAGGATTGAGGATGATGCGCAGCTCTGTGGAAACTGCCACAATTCGGAACATGCCATTCCTGATGGCATGACTCCTGCAGTTCGCCATCCACAGTGGGAAATGTATAATGGTTCCATATATGATACTGGAATTCATCCCGGGGATCTCGGATGTTCTGACTGTCATATGGCTGCTCGGGAATACAATGATACAACACAAGAGGCTGCCATAACAGGGCATACATTTGATTTTGATCCGGAGTTGCTGTTTAGCTCCACATCTTCTAACGGGTGCTATGATTGTCATCAGGAAGGTTTCATCGTAGTTGTGGAAGCAAAACAGGAAATTGTCACCGAACGTCTTGATGAACTTGCAACCCTGAAAACTAATGCAACGGTTTCACTGGAAGAATTGAACGGGACCAGTGGTTATGATGCAGCACTGGAAGATTACAACAACGCCCTGTTCTATATGACTGCGGTGGAATCTGATGGAAGCCACGGCATTCATAACATGGAAAAAGTGAAAGAGTACCTTGACAATTCCGAGGAGCTTTTCAATGCAGTTATTACCCGTCCTGAAACGGTTGCACAACCCGGCTTTGAAGCAATTCTCGGAGTAATCGGATTGTTTGCAGTTTTGTGGATTGTGAAGAAGAGAGAGTAA